From a single Xyrauchen texanus isolate HMW12.3.18 chromosome 26, RBS_HiC_50CHRs, whole genome shotgun sequence genomic region:
- the LOC127620172 gene encoding adaptin ear-binding coat-associated protein 1-like, translating into MASEGEYESILCVKPDVNVYRIPPRASNRGYRAADWKLDTPDWTGRMRITAKGKVAYIKLEDKISGELFAQAPIQEYPGIAVETVSDSSRYFVLRIQDDNGRSAFIGVGFGDRGDSFDFNVTLQDHFKWVKQEIEISKGSQAADSGPKLDLGFKEGQTITLNIGQGKKRDKPRPQGSGGLGLLPPPPGGKIAPPPSSNHNLQSSNTVQPMGEAQTDCLLELDSSNSNTVVQSNPSSDLWGDFSSSASSVAPAAPCQEPSSGNWVQF; encoded by the exons ATGGCATCCGAGGGGGAATACGAGTCAATTTTGTGCGTAAAACCAGATGTCAACGTTTACCGCATCCCGCCGCGGGCGTCGAATCGCGGATACAG GGCTGCTGACTGGAAGCTGGACACACCTGACTGGACAGGCCGTATGCGCATTACAGCAAAGGGGAAGGTGGCTTATATCAAGCTGGAGGACAAAATCTCAG GTGAGCTGTTTGCTCAAGCACCTATTCAGGAATACCCTGGCATTGCCGTGGAGACAGTCAGTGATTCCAGTCGCTATTTTGTTCTCCGGATACAGGATGACAATG GCCGTAGTGCGTTCATTGGAGTTGGATTCGGGGACAGAGGGGATTCTTTTGACTTTAATGTTACCTTGCAGGATCATTTCAA ATGGGTCAAACAAGAGATTGAAATCAGCAAAGGTTCTCAGGCTGCAGACTCAGGACCTAAACTGGATCTGGGCTTTAAAGAGGGACAGACTATCACGCTGAATATTGGG caAGGTAAAAAGAGGGATAAGCCCCGCCCACAGGGCTCAGGGGGCCTGGGGCTCCTCCCCCCTCCTCCAGGAGGAAAGATAGCTCCTCCTCCTTCCTCCAATCACAACCTCCAGTCCTCCAACACAGTACAGCCCATGGGAGAAGCACAGACAG ACTGCTTATTAGAACTGGACAGCAGTAACTCTAACACGGTGGTTCAGTCTAACCCAAGCTCTGACCTTTGGGGTGACTTTTCTAGCTCTGCAAG ctCCGTTGCCCCTGCAGCACCATGCCAAGAACCCTCGTCTGGAAACTGGGTCCAGTTCTGA